Proteins encoded within one genomic window of Empedobacter falsenii:
- a CDS encoding citrate synthase, giving the protein MSDKVILNYNGNELELPVTTGTMDEKSIDISKLRSATGLITMDPGYKNTGACESKITFLDGEEGKLMYRGYPIEQLAEKSSFVEVMYLLIKGELPTQAELDKFIADINEYNYVSEDLIKILDAFPSSAHPMGVLTSLTAALSAFNPKVVDVTSPDDMYRAAVTLLGKFPVLASWTQRKIKGLPVNYSNDKLSYVENFYQLLFKKPGQELDLDPVIIDAIDKLLILHADHEQNCSTSSVRLVGSSHAGLFASISGGISALWGPLHGGANQAVLEMLEAIKNDGGDVEKYLAKAKDKNDPFRLMGFGHRVYKNFDPRAKIIKVAADNVLEKLGINDPILDIAKKLEQAALEDEYFKSRNLYPNVDFYSGIIYKALDIPTEMFTVMFAVGRLPGWIAQWMEMRETNQPIGRPRQLYTGAPLRDYVEIEKR; this is encoded by the coding sequence ATGTCAGATAAGGTAATATTAAATTACAACGGAAATGAGTTGGAGCTACCTGTTACAACTGGTACAATGGATGAAAAATCTATTGATATTTCCAAGTTAAGAAGTGCTACTGGATTAATTACAATGGATCCAGGTTACAAAAATACAGGGGCATGCGAATCTAAAATTACATTTTTAGACGGTGAAGAAGGTAAATTGATGTACCGTGGATATCCTATTGAACAATTAGCAGAGAAATCTTCTTTCGTAGAAGTAATGTATTTGTTAATCAAAGGAGAATTACCTACACAAGCTGAATTAGATAAATTTATCGCTGATATTAATGAGTACAACTATGTGTCAGAAGATTTAATCAAAATCTTAGATGCATTCCCAAGTTCTGCTCACCCAATGGGAGTATTAACATCTTTAACAGCTGCTTTATCAGCATTCAACCCAAAAGTTGTAGACGTTACTTCTCCAGATGATATGTATAGAGCGGCAGTTACTTTATTAGGTAAATTCCCAGTATTAGCGTCTTGGACACAAAGAAAAATTAAAGGATTACCAGTTAACTACTCTAACGATAAATTATCTTACGTAGAAAACTTTTATCAATTATTATTCAAAAAACCAGGTCAAGAATTAGACTTAGATCCAGTTATTATTGATGCAATTGACAAATTATTAATCTTACACGCAGATCACGAACAAAACTGTTCTACATCAAGTGTACGTTTAGTAGGTTCTTCTCACGCAGGTTTATTTGCTTCTATCTCTGGTGGTATCTCTGCATTATGGGGACCATTACACGGAGGTGCTAACCAAGCAGTATTAGAAATGTTAGAAGCGATCAAAAATGATGGTGGAGATGTTGAAAAATACTTAGCAAAAGCAAAAGATAAAAACGATCCATTCCGTTTAATGGGATTCGGACACCGTGTTTATAAAAACTTTGACCCTCGTGCGAAAATCATCAAAGTTGCTGCGGATAACGTTTTAGAGAAATTAGGAATCAATGATCCTATTTTAGATATTGCGAAAAAATTAGAGCAAGCTGCTTTAGAAGACGAGTATTTCAAATCAAGAAACTTATATCCAAACGTAGATTTCTATTCAGGAATTATCTACAAAGCGTTAGATATCCCAACTGAAATGTTTACAGTTATGTTTGCTGTTGGACGTCTACCAGGATGGATTGCACAATGGATGGAAATGCGCGAGACGAATCAACCAATTGGTCGTCCTCGTCAATTATACACAGGAGCACCATTACGTGATTACGTTGAAATTGAAAAAAGATAA
- a CDS encoding sterol desaturase family protein has protein sequence MKFEKIHNKGQAQIFENKYLEMLTKGHPAVIWGMYIPLLSYCIYYGISRYDLSALTVICLFFGAMLFWTLFEYFAHRYLFHWTAEQPSLKRIVYIFHGNHHHYPRDKQRLFMPPVPSILLASIIFLIQYLILGKYAFAFFPGFMIGYLLYASMHYLIHAVAPPFKFMKPLWRNHHLHHYKDEELGFGVSNTFWDRIFGTMFDLKNEKEDKEKVKELMFEKKS, from the coding sequence ATGAAATTTGAGAAAATACATAATAAAGGTCAAGCACAAATCTTCGAAAACAAATACCTCGAAATGTTGACAAAAGGTCATCCCGCAGTTATTTGGGGAATGTACATACCTCTACTTTCCTACTGTATTTATTATGGAATTTCTCGTTACGATTTATCTGCCTTGACAGTTATCTGCTTATTTTTTGGAGCGATGTTATTTTGGACATTGTTCGAATATTTTGCGCATCGTTATCTTTTTCATTGGACAGCTGAACAACCAAGTCTAAAACGAATTGTTTACATTTTTCACGGAAATCATCATCATTATCCGCGCGATAAACAACGTTTGTTTATGCCTCCAGTTCCTAGTATTCTTTTGGCGTCAATCATTTTCTTGATTCAATATTTAATTTTAGGTAAATATGCTTTTGCTTTTTTTCCTGGTTTTATGATTGGCTATTTATTGTATGCGTCTATGCATTATTTGATTCACGCTGTTGCGCCGCCTTTCAAGTTTATGAAACCACTTTGGCGCAATCATCATTTGCATCATTATAAAGACGAAGAATTAGGTTTTGGCGTTTCCAATACATTTTGGGATCGTATTTTCGGAACAATGTTCGACTTAAAGAATGAAAAAGAAGACAAAGAAAAAGTAAAAGAATTGATGTTTGAGAAGAAAAGTTAA
- a CDS encoding M28 family metallopeptidase, which translates to MKKYTLLAIGLLAFNQSNAQYSKENQKKYVEELASDAMQGRKFGTPENRLAAELIAEKFKQNKLKPCVGDSYLIEFEYKGKTGQNVCGIKEGKSSDIYAVGAHFDHVGTDDKGDDKVFNGADDNASGTSAVMALSDYFKNKKVKQTMMFMAFDAEEIGLIGSKMLVENTDFQSYLPNMKVMLNLEMIGTVSAFGEGKVYMTGSDRSDLMNLMNNNSTRTFKVENDPYLQQQLFYRSDNVNFVNHKVVSHALSSVNMENQHHYHQKNDEVSVINFENLSEITQGIGHSLYEMMKKNIQPKYND; encoded by the coding sequence ATGAAAAAATATACTTTACTTGCAATTGGATTACTTGCATTCAATCAATCAAACGCGCAATATTCTAAAGAAAATCAAAAGAAATATGTCGAAGAATTAGCTTCTGATGCTATGCAAGGTCGAAAATTTGGAACACCCGAAAATCGATTGGCTGCTGAATTGATTGCTGAAAAATTCAAACAAAATAAATTAAAACCTTGTGTTGGTGATTCATATTTAATCGAATTTGAATATAAAGGGAAAACGGGACAAAATGTTTGCGGAATCAAAGAAGGTAAATCGTCTGATATTTACGCTGTAGGTGCGCATTTTGATCATGTTGGAACAGATGACAAAGGCGATGATAAAGTTTTTAATGGAGCAGATGATAATGCGAGTGGAACTTCGGCTGTAATGGCTTTGTCTGATTATTTCAAAAATAAAAAAGTTAAACAAACCATGATGTTTATGGCTTTTGATGCTGAAGAAATTGGATTAATTGGTTCTAAAATGTTGGTAGAAAATACAGATTTTCAGTCTTATTTACCAAATATGAAAGTGATGTTAAATTTAGAAATGATTGGAACTGTTTCTGCTTTTGGCGAAGGAAAAGTGTATATGACAGGTAGCGATCGTTCGGATTTGATGAATTTGATGAACAACAATTCGACTAGAACATTCAAAGTCGAAAACGATCCTTATTTACAACAACAATTATTTTATCGTTCGGATAATGTAAATTTTGTAAATCATAAAGTGGTATCGCATGCGCTTTCTTCTGTAAACATGGAAAATCAACATCATTATCATCAAAAAAATGATGAAGTTTCGGTGATTAATTTCGAAAATCTATCAGAAATTACGCAAGGAATTGGACATTCTTTATACGAAATGATGAAGAAAAATATTCAACCAAAATATAACGATTAA